A stretch of DNA from Lysinibacillus sp. B2A1:
GACAAAAAATCATGAATCTAGTCCATGAAGATTTTGAAACGGATGATGAGTATTTTTCCGAAATCGAAAAACTAGCTTCGGAGGTAAGACCGGAAGATGACGGCAAGATGCAAAGTTTGAAAGATTCACGTCATGGATATTTCGAGCATCTTTTAAAGCGTGCGGAGCATATTCCTACTGGATTCACAAAATACGATAAGTGGTCACATGGTCTGTGGAGAGGTTGGCTATTTGTAAGTGCTGGACGACCTTCTGTAGGAAAAACAGCCATGTTGCTTCAACGAGTAATGGGCGTTGCTAGAAGTGGACCAGTTCTGATTTGGTCACAAGAAATGGACAAGTATCAATTGTTTGATCGGATGATTTCAAATTTAACGGGAATTCAATACGGTCGTATAAAAAACAAAGATCTCAAGGTAGAAGAATTAGGAACAATTGAATATGCCTATAAAGAGTTGGAGAAATTACCGATTTTCGTTCAGGATTCGAGTGGTGTCACAATCGAGGAAGTAAGAGCGACCGCAAGACGTTTCAAAAAACGCTATGGACAAATCGCTATGATTGCAGTGGACTATCTGCAAATTATGAAGATTCCGCAGCGAAAAAATGAAACCAGGGCGCAAGCTATCGGTAATGTAACAACTACAGCCAAACAGATAGCACGTGATATGAATTGTTGCTTTATGATGCTGTCACAAATGACACGTGAAAGTGACAACGTTAAAAAGCCACAGCTATCCCACTTAAAAGAATCCTCTTCCATTGAGCAAGATGCGGATGTCGTTGAATTTTTATGGCATGATCCAGCTGATAAAACGCAACAGGGAAAAGTCATTCAACAATCTATAGCAAAAGGCCGAGACATCGGAATGAATGACTTTAAGTTGCTGTTCATGGGATGGAAGCAGAAATTTGTTGAATTAAATAATCAGTAGAAAGCTATCGTACAAGGGGGCTTGTTATGAGATTCATAGGAATTGACCCGTCCACTAAAACAGGGTTTGTTGCGTTGGACGAAAACGGACAAGTACTTAGAGCCAAAGAATTAACTGGCGTAGGTGATAAAGATCCTCTACGTATGATCACGCTCATTGATGAGGTTATGGCTCATACACAAAAAGGCGACATCATTGCTATAGAGGGATTTGGATTTGCAACACAACAAGGCATACAGCTGGGTGGGATTGGTTGGGGTGTACGAATGTCTCTAACTAGACGTGGATTCAAATACCACGAAGTTGCTCCTAATGCTGTAAAGAAATTTGTGAGTGTCACAGGCTTTACTGGTGAAGTTGGAAACAAAAAACGTCTTACTGGTCCACAAAAGAAAAAAGCCGTGATGAAGGCAGTTCAAGAACACTTTGGGTTTTCCCACAAAAGTGACAACGTTGTGGATGCTTATATCTTGGCTCAAATTGCAAGATTAATTTATCAATTCAACCAAACTAGTTCCATCGACTGTCCAAATTATCAAGCGGAAGTGGTTTCAACGATATTAGGCGTATTAAAACAGTCTGTATGACGTTCAAAAGATTTTAGGTATCTTTTATCGGACGATGCTCTAAAACGTCTTAAATTAAGCAAAAGGAAAGGAGAATTAACATACTAAACATACAAGTGACAGACGAATATAAATTAACCAGCGACGGTATGCAAATTATTATTATGCGAAAGCACGTTATAGACCCAACAAAATCACCAGTTTTCAATGCAGAAAAGCATTCGACAGAAATTCGTGAAGAATGGAAAACTTGGAAGTATTGCGGTAAGGTCGAGCAAGCTATTGATAGAATTATAAGTCAACGCATATTTGAATCAGATGCCCAGAACTTACAGGAGTTAAAAAGCGAAATAGTTGCTTTTAGAAACGAAATACAAAATCTACTTTAGGAGTTGAACTAAGCATGCCTGCAATACAATTAGATGTATTATTTAAGAAAATCCAAAAGGATGATAAAAAAGAAATTTTAGAGTTTCATATTTTAGGGGATGAAATTAAACATAAATCTGAATTAATCAGCATGGCTGGTGGAATTGCCATACTTGAAGTGGCAGATGTAAAACTTTCAGCAGAATTTAAATCCATCCAACGTGATAATAAAAAAGCTACACTGAAATTTGAAGCTAAAGGGGATAGTGAAGATAAAATGATCCAACTTTATCCGAAAGCAGGCTCCAATATTAAAATAGCGCTTGAACCAAGTCAAATGAATATTGAAGATTTCGATGATGAAGAAGATCACGAAGGCATCCAATACAAAGTAAATGGAGATGGCACTACCGAAGTAGTAGGGCAAATGAATATGGATGAAGTCAATGAAAAAGAAAATGAAGACGATTTACTAGATTGATATAAATTGCCCTGGTTGATGCCAGGGTATCTTTCTTGTTAGAAGGAGGAAACAACTTGGACTTTGAATTACCTGAATTAGATAGAAAAGCTACACAAGCAGCTGTCGAGCGAGAATTAGAAAAATACCGCATTTTTAAACACTTAACATTTGAGGAAAAAGAAGCAGCTACTACATCACATATTAATGACATTGGTGGAGGAAAGGGTAATTTAACGAGTGATCAAACAGGATCAGTAGCTATTTACAACGTTGATGAACAAAGTGTAAGACGTAAGTATTGTGAACGTGTAGAACGTGCTGTAAAGAGACTTCCACCAATGGAAAGATTCTTAATAGAAACAAGATACATGGCTGATGATGCTGAATACTTAACCGATATGAAAGTCTATTGTTTTAAGTTTCAACCTCCAATTTCAGCGACTACTTATGACAAAATACGTTGGAAAGCATTCTACAAACTTGCTTTGGATTTAAATATTGCTCGTACTATGTAGAAAAATAATAGAAAAAAACTAGAAAAATAAAATGAAAATATTAGCAATAAAAAATGAAGCATTTGGTTTTATACATGTTAAATTAATATCATCGGGAATTGATTAAGGGAAACC
This window harbors:
- a CDS encoding DNA helicase — translated: MTIGAIDYELEAEKSVLGAIFLESDVMDDIIFLEARDFISARHQQIFRVMKWLDNKNQPIDITTVTELYMQHNKMDEVSISYLAQLAISCPTAANVVHYAKIVRSRAIRRRGADIGQKIMNLVHEDFETDDEYFSEIEKLASEVRPEDDGKMQSLKDSRHGYFEHLLKRAEHIPTGFTKYDKWSHGLWRGWLFVSAGRPSVGKTAMLLQRVMGVARSGPVLIWSQEMDKYQLFDRMISNLTGIQYGRIKNKDLKVEELGTIEYAYKELEKLPIFVQDSSGVTIEEVRATARRFKKRYGQIAMIAVDYLQIMKIPQRKNETRAQAIGNVTTTAKQIARDMNCCFMMLSQMTRESDNVKKPQLSHLKESSSIEQDADVVEFLWHDPADKTQQGKVIQQSIAKGRDIGMNDFKLLFMGWKQKFVELNNQ
- a CDS encoding transcriptional regulator, translated to MDFELPELDRKATQAAVERELEKYRIFKHLTFEEKEAATTSHINDIGGGKGNLTSDQTGSVAIYNVDEQSVRRKYCERVERAVKRLPPMERFLIETRYMADDAEYLTDMKVYCFKFQPPISATTYDKIRWKAFYKLALDLNIARTM